A window from Cyprinus carpio isolate SPL01 chromosome A11, ASM1834038v1, whole genome shotgun sequence encodes these proteins:
- the LOC109061644 gene encoding calcium-activated potassium channel subunit beta-2-like isoform X4, whose product MKRPMREQRSSQQSFVNASERAAHTGIARRMFLWSGSKGAQGSGSERRTIYQKIREYDVLEKRRTVTALKAGEDRAILLGLSMILFSVVMYFVLGITMVRSYSDSVWTEESNCTVLNSSIIAEINCNYSCGSECRKSSRFPCLQVYVRLNFTGKVLRLSYNEETHEAHPQCFYIPKCRKDHTLMHSIVMNISERLKMHQQVLCYYDPSEQQDSVLLTRLYGHGAIISSLLWPTCMLVGGTLIIAMVKLTQYLSLLCEQISRIKR is encoded by the exons GTCGTCCCAGCAGTCTTTTGTGAATGCCTCAGAGAGAGCCGCACACACTGGGATAGCTAGGAGAATGTTTCTGTGGTCCGGAAGCAAAGGAGCTCAAGGATCAGGAAGTGAGAGAAG GACCATTTACCAGAAGATTCGTGAGTATGATGTTTTGGAAAAGAGGAGGACAGTCACAGCGCTAAAGGCTGGAGAGGACAGAGCCATTCTCTTGGGCCTCAGCATGATTCTTTTCTCTGTCGTGATGTACTTTGTGCTAGGCATCACAATGGTGCGCTCTTACTCAGACAG CGTTTGGACAGAGGAGTCAAATTGCACAGTGCTGAACTCCAGTATAATTGCTGAGATTAACTGTAACTACAGTTGCGGCTCTGAGTGCAGGAAGAGCTCCAGGTTTCCCTGCCTTCAGGTATATGTCCGTCTGAATTTCACCGGCAAAGTTCTGCGGCTGTCATACAATGAGGAGACCCATGAGGCCCACCCTCAG TGTTTTTACATCCCAAAGTGCCGCAAGGATCACACACTGATGCACAGCATTGTGATGAACATCTCAGAGCGACTGAAGATGCACCAACAGGTTTTGTGTTACTATGACCCCTCAGAGCAGCAGGACAGCGTCCTCCTGACACGTCTCTATGGCCACGGGGCCATCATTAGCTCTCTCCTCTGGCCCACATGCATGCTGGTGGGGGGCACGCTCATCATCGCAATGGTGAAGCTCACTCAGTACCTGTCCCTTCTGTGCGAGCAGATCAGCCGCATTAAAAGGTGA
- the LOC109061644 gene encoding calcium-activated potassium channel subunit beta-2-like isoform X3, protein MKRPMREQRSSQQSFVNASERAAHTGIARRMFLWSGSKGAQGSGSERSRTIYQKIREYDVLEKRRTVTALKAGEDRAILLGLSMILFSVVMYFVLGITMVRSYSDSVWTEESNCTVLNSSIIAEINCNYSCGSECRKSSRFPCLQVYVRLNFTGKVLRLSYNEETHEAHPQCFYIPKCRKDHTLMHSIVMNISERLKMHQQVLCYYDPSEQQDSVLLTRLYGHGAIISSLLWPTCMLVGGTLIIAMVKLTQYLSLLCEQISRIKR, encoded by the exons GTCGTCCCAGCAGTCTTTTGTGAATGCCTCAGAGAGAGCCGCACACACTGGGATAGCTAGGAGAATGTTTCTGTGGTCCGGAAGCAAAGGAGCTCAAGGATCAGGAAGTGAGAGAAG CAGGACCATTTACCAGAAGATTCGTGAGTATGATGTTTTGGAAAAGAGGAGGACAGTCACAGCGCTAAAGGCTGGAGAGGACAGAGCCATTCTCTTGGGCCTCAGCATGATTCTTTTCTCTGTCGTGATGTACTTTGTGCTAGGCATCACAATGGTGCGCTCTTACTCAGACAG CGTTTGGACAGAGGAGTCAAATTGCACAGTGCTGAACTCCAGTATAATTGCTGAGATTAACTGTAACTACAGTTGCGGCTCTGAGTGCAGGAAGAGCTCCAGGTTTCCCTGCCTTCAGGTATATGTCCGTCTGAATTTCACCGGCAAAGTTCTGCGGCTGTCATACAATGAGGAGACCCATGAGGCCCACCCTCAG TGTTTTTACATCCCAAAGTGCCGCAAGGATCACACACTGATGCACAGCATTGTGATGAACATCTCAGAGCGACTGAAGATGCACCAACAGGTTTTGTGTTACTATGACCCCTCAGAGCAGCAGGACAGCGTCCTCCTGACACGTCTCTATGGCCACGGGGCCATCATTAGCTCTCTCCTCTGGCCCACATGCATGCTGGTGGGGGGCACGCTCATCATCGCAATGGTGAAGCTCACTCAGTACCTGTCCCTTCTGTGCGAGCAGATCAGCCGCATTAAAAGGTGA
- the LOC109061644 gene encoding calcium-activated potassium channel subunit beta-2-like isoform X2, whose protein sequence is MKRPMREQRSSQQSFVNASERAAHTGIARRMFLWSGSKGAQGSGSERRTIYQKIREYDVLEKRRTVTALKAGEDRAILLGLSMILFSVVMYFVLGITMVRSYSDSVWTEESNCTVLNSSIIAEINCNYSCGSECRKSSRFPCLQVYVRLNFTGKVLRLSYNEETHEAHPQCFYIPKCRKDHTLMHSIVMNISERLKMHQQVLCYYDPSEQQDSVLLTRLYGHGAIISSLLWPTCMLVGGTLIIAMVKLTQYLSLLCEQISRIKRMGLYPLTRASHTRVCTLKFNGGIQDGV, encoded by the exons GTCGTCCCAGCAGTCTTTTGTGAATGCCTCAGAGAGAGCCGCACACACTGGGATAGCTAGGAGAATGTTTCTGTGGTCCGGAAGCAAAGGAGCTCAAGGATCAGGAAGTGAGAGAAG GACCATTTACCAGAAGATTCGTGAGTATGATGTTTTGGAAAAGAGGAGGACAGTCACAGCGCTAAAGGCTGGAGAGGACAGAGCCATTCTCTTGGGCCTCAGCATGATTCTTTTCTCTGTCGTGATGTACTTTGTGCTAGGCATCACAATGGTGCGCTCTTACTCAGACAG CGTTTGGACAGAGGAGTCAAATTGCACAGTGCTGAACTCCAGTATAATTGCTGAGATTAACTGTAACTACAGTTGCGGCTCTGAGTGCAGGAAGAGCTCCAGGTTTCCCTGCCTTCAGGTATATGTCCGTCTGAATTTCACCGGCAAAGTTCTGCGGCTGTCATACAATGAGGAGACCCATGAGGCCCACCCTCAG TGTTTTTACATCCCAAAGTGCCGCAAGGATCACACACTGATGCACAGCATTGTGATGAACATCTCAGAGCGACTGAAGATGCACCAACAGGTTTTGTGTTACTATGACCCCTCAGAGCAGCAGGACAGCGTCCTCCTGACACGTCTCTATGGCCACGGGGCCATCATTAGCTCTCTCCTCTGGCCCACATGCATGCTGGTGGGGGGCACGCTCATCATCGCAATGGTGAAGCTCACTCAGTACCTGTCCCTTCTGTGCGAGCAGATCAGCCGCATTAAAAG GATGGGGCTCTATCCCCTAACAAGAGCTTCTCACACCAGGGTCTGCACTCTGAAGTTTAATGGTGGCATCCAGGATGGGGTTTGA
- the LOC109061644 gene encoding calcium-activated potassium channel subunit beta-2-like isoform X1, giving the protein MKRPMREQRSSQQSFVNASERAAHTGIARRMFLWSGSKGAQGSGSERSRTIYQKIREYDVLEKRRTVTALKAGEDRAILLGLSMILFSVVMYFVLGITMVRSYSDSVWTEESNCTVLNSSIIAEINCNYSCGSECRKSSRFPCLQVYVRLNFTGKVLRLSYNEETHEAHPQCFYIPKCRKDHTLMHSIVMNISERLKMHQQVLCYYDPSEQQDSVLLTRLYGHGAIISSLLWPTCMLVGGTLIIAMVKLTQYLSLLCEQISRIKRMGLYPLTRASHTRVCTLKFNGGIQDGV; this is encoded by the exons GTCGTCCCAGCAGTCTTTTGTGAATGCCTCAGAGAGAGCCGCACACACTGGGATAGCTAGGAGAATGTTTCTGTGGTCCGGAAGCAAAGGAGCTCAAGGATCAGGAAGTGAGAGAAG CAGGACCATTTACCAGAAGATTCGTGAGTATGATGTTTTGGAAAAGAGGAGGACAGTCACAGCGCTAAAGGCTGGAGAGGACAGAGCCATTCTCTTGGGCCTCAGCATGATTCTTTTCTCTGTCGTGATGTACTTTGTGCTAGGCATCACAATGGTGCGCTCTTACTCAGACAG CGTTTGGACAGAGGAGTCAAATTGCACAGTGCTGAACTCCAGTATAATTGCTGAGATTAACTGTAACTACAGTTGCGGCTCTGAGTGCAGGAAGAGCTCCAGGTTTCCCTGCCTTCAGGTATATGTCCGTCTGAATTTCACCGGCAAAGTTCTGCGGCTGTCATACAATGAGGAGACCCATGAGGCCCACCCTCAG TGTTTTTACATCCCAAAGTGCCGCAAGGATCACACACTGATGCACAGCATTGTGATGAACATCTCAGAGCGACTGAAGATGCACCAACAGGTTTTGTGTTACTATGACCCCTCAGAGCAGCAGGACAGCGTCCTCCTGACACGTCTCTATGGCCACGGGGCCATCATTAGCTCTCTCCTCTGGCCCACATGCATGCTGGTGGGGGGCACGCTCATCATCGCAATGGTGAAGCTCACTCAGTACCTGTCCCTTCTGTGCGAGCAGATCAGCCGCATTAAAAG GATGGGGCTCTATCCCCTAACAAGAGCTTCTCACACCAGGGTCTGCACTCTGAAGTTTAATGGTGGCATCCAGGATGGGGTTTGA
- the LOC109061644 gene encoding calcium-activated potassium channel subunit beta-2-like isoform X6, whose product MFLWSGSKGAQGSGSERRTIYQKIREYDVLEKRRTVTALKAGEDRAILLGLSMILFSVVMYFVLGITMVRSYSDSVWTEESNCTVLNSSIIAEINCNYSCGSECRKSSRFPCLQVYVRLNFTGKVLRLSYNEETHEAHPQCFYIPKCRKDHTLMHSIVMNISERLKMHQQVLCYYDPSEQQDSVLLTRLYGHGAIISSLLWPTCMLVGGTLIIAMVKLTQYLSLLCEQISRIKRMGLYPLTRASHTRVCTLKFNGGIQDGV is encoded by the exons ATGTTTCTGTGGTCCGGAAGCAAAGGAGCTCAAGGATCAGGAAGTGAGAGAAG GACCATTTACCAGAAGATTCGTGAGTATGATGTTTTGGAAAAGAGGAGGACAGTCACAGCGCTAAAGGCTGGAGAGGACAGAGCCATTCTCTTGGGCCTCAGCATGATTCTTTTCTCTGTCGTGATGTACTTTGTGCTAGGCATCACAATGGTGCGCTCTTACTCAGACAG CGTTTGGACAGAGGAGTCAAATTGCACAGTGCTGAACTCCAGTATAATTGCTGAGATTAACTGTAACTACAGTTGCGGCTCTGAGTGCAGGAAGAGCTCCAGGTTTCCCTGCCTTCAGGTATATGTCCGTCTGAATTTCACCGGCAAAGTTCTGCGGCTGTCATACAATGAGGAGACCCATGAGGCCCACCCTCAG TGTTTTTACATCCCAAAGTGCCGCAAGGATCACACACTGATGCACAGCATTGTGATGAACATCTCAGAGCGACTGAAGATGCACCAACAGGTTTTGTGTTACTATGACCCCTCAGAGCAGCAGGACAGCGTCCTCCTGACACGTCTCTATGGCCACGGGGCCATCATTAGCTCTCTCCTCTGGCCCACATGCATGCTGGTGGGGGGCACGCTCATCATCGCAATGGTGAAGCTCACTCAGTACCTGTCCCTTCTGTGCGAGCAGATCAGCCGCATTAAAAG GATGGGGCTCTATCCCCTAACAAGAGCTTCTCACACCAGGGTCTGCACTCTGAAGTTTAATGGTGGCATCCAGGATGGGGTTTGA
- the LOC109061644 gene encoding calcium-activated potassium channel subunit beta-2-like isoform X5 has protein sequence MFLWSGSKGAQGSGSERSRTIYQKIREYDVLEKRRTVTALKAGEDRAILLGLSMILFSVVMYFVLGITMVRSYSDSVWTEESNCTVLNSSIIAEINCNYSCGSECRKSSRFPCLQVYVRLNFTGKVLRLSYNEETHEAHPQCFYIPKCRKDHTLMHSIVMNISERLKMHQQVLCYYDPSEQQDSVLLTRLYGHGAIISSLLWPTCMLVGGTLIIAMVKLTQYLSLLCEQISRIKRMGLYPLTRASHTRVCTLKFNGGIQDGV, from the exons ATGTTTCTGTGGTCCGGAAGCAAAGGAGCTCAAGGATCAGGAAGTGAGAGAAG CAGGACCATTTACCAGAAGATTCGTGAGTATGATGTTTTGGAAAAGAGGAGGACAGTCACAGCGCTAAAGGCTGGAGAGGACAGAGCCATTCTCTTGGGCCTCAGCATGATTCTTTTCTCTGTCGTGATGTACTTTGTGCTAGGCATCACAATGGTGCGCTCTTACTCAGACAG CGTTTGGACAGAGGAGTCAAATTGCACAGTGCTGAACTCCAGTATAATTGCTGAGATTAACTGTAACTACAGTTGCGGCTCTGAGTGCAGGAAGAGCTCCAGGTTTCCCTGCCTTCAGGTATATGTCCGTCTGAATTTCACCGGCAAAGTTCTGCGGCTGTCATACAATGAGGAGACCCATGAGGCCCACCCTCAG TGTTTTTACATCCCAAAGTGCCGCAAGGATCACACACTGATGCACAGCATTGTGATGAACATCTCAGAGCGACTGAAGATGCACCAACAGGTTTTGTGTTACTATGACCCCTCAGAGCAGCAGGACAGCGTCCTCCTGACACGTCTCTATGGCCACGGGGCCATCATTAGCTCTCTCCTCTGGCCCACATGCATGCTGGTGGGGGGCACGCTCATCATCGCAATGGTGAAGCTCACTCAGTACCTGTCCCTTCTGTGCGAGCAGATCAGCCGCATTAAAAG GATGGGGCTCTATCCCCTAACAAGAGCTTCTCACACCAGGGTCTGCACTCTGAAGTTTAATGGTGGCATCCAGGATGGGGTTTGA